A portion of the Eubacterium maltosivorans genome contains these proteins:
- a CDS encoding LysR family transcriptional regulator has protein sequence MNVNFEHYKVFYYVARHGTITQAAQALYISQPAVSKSIHLLEKELSCELFHRNQKGMTLTPEGEMLYGHVAKAYEQLALGEKKLWEMLNLNNGVVRLGTSDMIARFFLLPYLEKFHSLYPDIRINMQSGTTPGTRVALKEERIEVGVVSSPVAASDDIEIYPIREIQDVFVAGLDYAPLAEKVLSFEEIMAHPIICTERNTASRHYLDTFFLKHKIHLEPAFELGTMELIMPYAERNLGIGIAVRDVAQERLEQGSLIEIRAKVEMPKRQICVIKRKKGGISKAAEAFLDIILP, from the coding sequence ATGAATGTAAATTTTGAACATTACAAGGTCTTTTACTACGTAGCGCGCCATGGCACCATTACACAGGCGGCCCAAGCACTGTATATCTCGCAGCCGGCAGTGAGTAAATCGATCCATCTGCTGGAAAAGGAGCTGTCATGTGAGCTTTTTCACAGGAATCAGAAGGGGATGACTCTGACGCCAGAGGGCGAAATGCTGTACGGACATGTGGCAAAGGCCTATGAGCAGCTGGCACTGGGTGAAAAAAAGCTCTGGGAAATGCTGAATCTGAACAATGGGGTGGTGCGGCTGGGCACCAGTGACATGATCGCCCGTTTTTTCCTGCTGCCTTATCTTGAGAAGTTTCACAGCCTGTACCCGGATATCCGCATCAATATGCAGAGCGGCACCACGCCTGGCACACGTGTTGCCCTGAAGGAGGAACGTATTGAGGTGGGCGTGGTATCCTCACCGGTGGCTGCCTCAGACGATATTGAGATTTATCCGATCCGGGAGATTCAGGACGTTTTTGTGGCGGGTCTGGACTACGCGCCCCTTGCCGAGAAGGTGCTGAGCTTTGAGGAGATTATGGCGCACCCCATCATCTGTACAGAGCGCAACACGGCCAGCCGCCATTATCTGGACACATTTTTCCTCAAACACAAGATCCATCTGGAGCCGGCCTTTGAGCTGGGGACTATGGAGTTAATCATGCCTTATGCGGAAAGAAACCTGGGTATTGGCATCGCAGTCCGTGATGTGGCGCAGGAGCGTCTGGAGCAGGGGAGTTTGATTGAGATCCGGGCCAAGGTGGAGATGCCGAAGCGGCAGATCTGTGTGATCAAGCGGAAAAAGGGTGGTATCTCTAAGGCAGCAGAGGCTTTTCTGGACATCATTTTACCATAA
- a CDS encoding DMT family transporter: protein MKKGYLYIVIATLFFSSMEIALKSVSGQFNAVQMNLTRFLIGGLVLIPFAFRTLKKKNEHLDNKSLLHFAGLGFLGVVVSMTFYQLAVENANASVVAVLFSSNPVFVLFFSGIILHEVIKKNHVAAIVLEIIGILVIVNPLHTALNIAGVVMAILAAVAFALYSVFSKKQCNRYGGVVVTCGSFLFASLEMLLLIGLSHVGPVADMLSGSGLALFANIPLLTGYTVSNILTMLYICIGVTGGGYAFYFMAIEETSASTASLVFFFKPVLSPILAVLILHEAVPVNMVIGVLLILAGSLANLLPAFAHREEKSVSLSTEQGRS, encoded by the coding sequence TTGAAAAAAGGCTATTTATATATTGTCATTGCGACGTTGTTTTTCAGTTCAATGGAGATCGCCCTCAAAAGTGTTTCAGGCCAGTTCAACGCTGTGCAGATGAACCTGACCCGTTTTTTGATCGGCGGTCTTGTTTTAATTCCCTTTGCGTTCAGGACGCTTAAAAAGAAAAATGAACATCTGGATAATAAAAGCCTGCTGCACTTTGCGGGATTGGGCTTTCTGGGGGTGGTGGTCAGCATGACCTTTTATCAGCTGGCTGTGGAAAATGCCAACGCCTCGGTGGTGGCAGTGCTGTTTTCCAGCAACCCGGTGTTTGTGCTGTTTTTCTCAGGCATTATCCTGCACGAGGTGATCAAGAAAAACCATGTAGCGGCCATTGTGCTGGAAATTATTGGAATCCTGGTGATTGTCAATCCTCTGCACACCGCCCTCAATATCGCGGGAGTGGTCATGGCGATTTTGGCAGCGGTGGCTTTTGCCCTGTATTCGGTCTTTTCTAAAAAGCAATGTAACCGCTACGGCGGCGTGGTGGTGACCTGCGGGAGCTTTTTATTCGCCAGCCTGGAAATGCTGCTGCTCATCGGACTCAGTCATGTGGGCCCGGTGGCGGATATGCTAAGCGGTAGCGGACTTGCTTTATTTGCCAATATTCCACTGCTCACAGGTTATACAGTGTCCAATATCCTTACGATGCTGTATATCTGTATCGGCGTGACCGGCGGTGGCTATGCTTTTTACTTCATGGCTATCGAAGAAACCTCGGCCAGTACGGCGTCGCTGGTGTTCTTCTTTAAACCGGTGCTGTCGCCTATTTTGGCAGTGCTGATCCTGCACGAAGCGGTGCCGGTCAACATGGTGATTGGTGTGCTGCTGATCCTGGCCGGCTCTCTGGCGAACCTGCTGCCAGCGTTTGCGCACAGGGAAGAAAAGTCTGTGTCCCTGAGCACAGAGCAGGGCCGTTCCTAG
- the ahpC gene encoding alkyl hydroperoxide reductase subunit C, with protein MKNLIGKELIDFEVQAYHEGDFKTVTKEDVLGKWGVFFFYPADFTFVCPTELADVADNYEEFKKIGCEIYSVSEDTHFVHKAWADTTDTIKGLPYPMLGDPAGVLAKFFGVLVKEEGQALRGTFVVDPDGVIKVYEIHDMGIGRNAEELLRKVQAAQFVREHGDQVCPAKWKPGEDTLTPSLDLVGKL; from the coding sequence ATGAAAAATTTAATTGGCAAAGAATTGATCGATTTTGAAGTACAGGCATATCATGAAGGTGATTTTAAAACCGTCACAAAGGAAGATGTTCTGGGAAAATGGGGCGTGTTCTTCTTTTACCCGGCAGATTTTACTTTTGTGTGTCCGACAGAGCTGGCGGACGTAGCGGATAATTATGAAGAGTTCAAAAAGATCGGCTGTGAAATCTATTCGGTTTCTGAAGATACCCATTTTGTACATAAAGCCTGGGCCGACACCACTGATACTATCAAAGGCCTTCCATACCCAATGTTAGGCGACCCGGCCGGTGTGCTGGCAAAATTCTTTGGTGTGCTGGTCAAGGAAGAAGGACAGGCGCTGCGTGGTACCTTTGTGGTGGACCCAGACGGCGTCATCAAGGTTTACGAAATTCATGACATGGGCATTGGCCGTAATGCTGAGGAGCTTCTGCGTAAAGTACAGGCCGCTCAGTTTGTAAGAGAACACGGCGATCAGGTCTGCCCTGCTAAATGGAAACCAGGCGAAGACACTCTGACACCAAGCTTAGACTTAGTCGGTAAGTTGTAA
- a CDS encoding FAD-dependent oxidoreductase, with protein MDKIYDLIIIGGGSAGLSAGIYAARAMLDTLIIEKNQPGGQAVNTAEVVNYPGIRRTTGPRLMDEMHKHAMDFGAEFAVAEIEGVDFNGEVKELHTSRGTYKSRAVIIATGASPRKIGFVGEKEYTGRGIAYCATCDGEFFSGLDIFVLGGGFAAAEEAVFLTRYGRSVTIVVREDDFTCAQMVADKVKEHPGIEVWYNTEVKEVSGDDFLKKAEFFNNKTGATFTYESKDGKPFGMFVFAGYEPATQIFKDHVDIDAEGYIPTSDRMETNVPGVYAAGDLRPKELRQIVTAVADGAIAATAAEKYVAAERERLGLAAPEPKAVKTPAAPEPEAEAPQGAEDGFIPAAMKAQLKEIFGKLERTARVVTIIDPAVPKTLEMQGFLEEVAALNDHIQVEAYKKGEEPELEAAMHLDNLPVAALFDPEGQYSGVKFTGIPGGHEMNSFVLAVYNFAGPGQAVDEALAKRIAAIDHPVNAQICISLSCHFCPDVVAACQRIALMNPNIQAEMIDTALFPELKEEYKLMSVPAMILNKRDVVFGAKKMSEIVEIFENLKN; from the coding sequence ATGGATAAGATTTATGACTTGATTATTATCGGCGGCGGTTCCGCCGGACTCTCGGCTGGTATCTATGCTGCCCGGGCCATGCTCGACACATTGATAATTGAGAAAAACCAGCCGGGCGGCCAGGCTGTGAATACCGCAGAGGTGGTTAACTATCCTGGTATCCGCCGTACCACCGGCCCCAGGCTCATGGATGAAATGCACAAGCATGCCATGGATTTTGGCGCAGAGTTTGCTGTGGCCGAGATTGAGGGGGTGGATTTTAACGGAGAGGTGAAAGAGCTGCACACCAGCCGTGGCACCTACAAAAGCCGTGCGGTCATCATCGCTACAGGGGCCTCCCCGCGCAAGATCGGCTTTGTCGGCGAGAAGGAGTATACCGGACGCGGCATTGCCTACTGTGCGACCTGTGACGGCGAGTTCTTCAGCGGCCTTGATATTTTTGTGCTGGGAGGCGGTTTTGCCGCAGCCGAGGAGGCTGTGTTCCTGACCCGTTACGGCAGAAGCGTGACCATTGTGGTGCGTGAGGATGATTTTACCTGCGCCCAGATGGTGGCAGACAAGGTTAAGGAGCACCCGGGCATTGAGGTGTGGTACAACACCGAGGTAAAAGAAGTGTCCGGCGATGATTTCCTGAAAAAGGCTGAGTTTTTTAACAATAAGACAGGCGCCACCTTTACCTATGAGAGCAAAGACGGCAAGCCCTTTGGTATGTTCGTGTTCGCGGGCTATGAGCCGGCGACCCAGATATTTAAAGATCATGTAGACATTGACGCTGAGGGCTATATTCCCACCAGTGACCGCATGGAAACCAATGTCCCTGGCGTCTACGCCGCGGGCGACCTGCGGCCAAAGGAGCTGCGCCAGATCGTCACGGCTGTGGCCGATGGCGCCATTGCAGCCACCGCAGCGGAAAAATACGTGGCGGCAGAGCGGGAACGCCTGGGTCTGGCAGCACCAGAACCTAAGGCAGTCAAAACACCGGCAGCACCAGAGCCGGAAGCGGAAGCGCCCCAGGGCGCGGAAGATGGTTTTATCCCGGCAGCCATGAAAGCCCAGCTCAAGGAAATTTTCGGAAAGCTCGAACGCACCGCGCGGGTGGTGACCATCATCGATCCAGCTGTGCCAAAAACTTTGGAAATGCAGGGCTTCTTAGAGGAAGTGGCAGCGCTTAACGACCATATCCAGGTCGAGGCCTATAAAAAAGGTGAGGAGCCTGAGCTGGAAGCCGCCATGCATCTCGACAACCTCCCGGTTGCGGCTCTGTTTGATCCAGAGGGCCAGTATTCCGGCGTCAAATTCACCGGTATCCCCGGCGGACATGAAATGAATTCCTTTGTTCTGGCAGTTTATAACTTTGCCGGACCGGGCCAGGCAGTGGACGAGGCGCTCGCCAAACGGATTGCGGCCATCGACCATCCTGTCAATGCCCAGATCTGTATCTCTTTGTCCTGTCATTTCTGCCCAGATGTGGTGGCGGCCTGCCAACGCATCGCTCTAATGAACCCGAACATTCAGGCGGAAATGATCGACACGGCTCTTTTCCCAGAGCTGAAGGAAGAATACAAGCTCATGAGCGTGCCAGCCATGATCCTCAACAAACGGGATGTGGTTTTCGGCGCTAAGAAAATGAGCGAAATCGTAGAAATTTTTGAAAATCTGAAAAACTAA